A stretch of DNA from Syngnathus acus chromosome 1, fSynAcu1.2, whole genome shotgun sequence:
gttttgtgttgaaCGATTTTCCCCAGGTTCTTTGTCAACTTCCCATCTGCCAAACAGTATTTTAGCCAGTTCCAGGACATGGAGGACCCTGAAGAGATGGAGCGAAGTAGCCAGCTTCGACAACATGCCCGCAGGGTGATGAATGCCATCAATACTGTGGTGGAGAACCTAAATGACCCGGAGAAGGTGTCATCAGTGTTGGCCCTGGTGGGGAAGGCTCATGCTATCAAACACAAGGTGGAACCAATATATTTTAAGGTAGGAATAAGCTCATCTGTTGCACTTTTCCAACATGTCTTTGCTGCGCAAACATTATTATAATGACGTTGTTAAatttcaagtcatttttttaacagtaatATGTTCTATGTGTCCCCCACTAGCCTAAGCATGGCTAATTCGTGATTAAGACTGTGTTTGTTAAATATGAGTCAAGCTATTAAAATAACGAGTCCTCCGTGATTGctctaaaataaaatgcaaaaatcaaATTCGTGATTAAGTATAAGGCATGAAGGAAATTAGACCCAACTTGTGCCCATTACTTGTTGATTGCTAGGAAGACAAATCAGACAAACTACCAAGCAAAATACTCAACGTTTTCCCCATAAAGTTGCATAATTAGCCATCAGAAAATCAACCACACATCCCTCTTCATATGATGGAAGACACTTCCTCTCTTCATGTCTTTTCAATGTCATCCTCTAAAATGCAGCTGCACAGAGAGCACATTAGCACCATTGAAGCCACTGGCATCCGATTGGCTACGGTGatttaattaaagaaaaacttcAGTATTGAATTCTTTTTTCCATCTACATTCTGCATGTATGAAATGTAATCATATTCCAGTGTAACCATAGAAAATACATAactgactgaaaaaaaaatatggatatatatatatatatgccagCATAACTCTTCCCATCTGAATACTATATGGAATATGGcattaaaaatgactttcaGACTTTCTGATCATACAGCAAGAGCATGCACCTGTACGTGAAATATGCATTTATtctctatttctttttttctaatgaCCAGTAAGAAGAATCTATTTTCTACTTTTGTTGCTGAGTGTATTACATCATACAGTGTATTTCATGTCCCTTGATGCACATATGGCCTACGTCTTTACTTCAgtttttttgtcctctctACCGTGAGACTCTCATTCCCTTTGTGATCCTCATCCACTCTGTTCTTTCATGTTTCATCattgtggacattttcaatTCTCACCTGTCTCGCCCACTTTTTTGCAGCAGTGAATTGGGCTGACGTCCCCCTCAGCTCTACTCCTACCTTACTTAATGATCTTATTATCATGACAGATTCATTTGATTCACTTTCCATCTCACTGTTGCTCATATTTtagccatatttttttttattattttattttaatattattatttttattatcttaTCTACGTTTGTAAATGGTGTGTCAGAAAAGGAAGAATCTTCCTAGGGATGTATGAAGGCATTGCAGGGAAGACTGGGAAGGTGTGTTCGACTTTGAGGGCAAAACGTTGTTTAGAGTTGGAATATATTATTCGTGATGCCAGCCGTAGAACTTTTTGTTTAACACGCCTCATATATCAAATTGCAGATATTGAGTGGGGTGATGCTGGAGGTGCTGTCTGAAGACTTTCCGGAATCCTTCACGGCAGAAGTGCAGTTGGTGTGGACCAAACTCTTCGGTGCCGTGTACTGGCATGTGACTGGAGCCTACACAGATGTGGGCTGGCTCCAGGTCTCCAGCTCGGCTGTGTGAAGGGTCAGTGGAGAGCTGTGCAGTCGactcaaaaaaatgaaaacagagaATGACATGTTGTTCCACAGTGTTTACTTTGCAAGTTTTGCAAGCAAGGTTTCGCAGAAggtagatgatgatgataacgatgatgatgatgagtaaCATGTCCATTTGCTCAATTGCTCTCTGtatttttgcaacattttgGAGTTGGGGCTTTATTGCCGGGATTTTGTTGACTACATATCCTGGATAACCCCTATTAAAGTAGGCTGGCCAACATCTGCAAACACTAATGACAATTTAGCTCAAGTCAGTGATGGTTGGATCTGTGCTTTTAGACCCCCATGGGTGATAGTAATTATCAAGTCAACTGTCAATTGTTGCCAACCCCACAAGAAAAGCATAAGAAACTTTGCCTGTATAATTTCCTCTTTGCTCTCAGACACTTTTCTCCGAGACAATATGTTTCTGCAGACAGTTAAAAAATGCAATCTCGGGTCATTCTCATTATCTCTAAGACTACTTGCGGGTAGCTAATCTTTCTCGAGATTTACTGGAGATTCATTTTTCCTTTCAAAAAGCATGGTGCTCATTTTATTCTCTGAAATAATTTATCCCTCTGGTCAGCGAGCAAATTTATTCACAAGACAAACTATTGATTGTACATAAAAGGTCAAATAATACACACGTACAAAGCTATATATAACGCCAGCCGGAAAAAATGACGCATCGTATTGATTTGAGAACAAGAACAACATAAGACATTAACAGTGATTTGTTCTGCCAAAACCGTTTCtactgttgaaaaaaataaagataaaaatgttACTGTTAAAAATGCATCACTGCCTATGGAATACAGCTTAGTCTTCTGTTGCTGTTGACTTCCCACACTTTGGTTTATTGTAGCCTAATCAGTGCCAAGGAATAAAcaggacctttttttttttttttttgttacttaGTATTATTATAAGAAGAAATAGCCTCAGTAGTGTGTGCACGAATCAAACACAGCCACCGCAGCCTGGTCACGCGCTGCTCCAGTTTCACTGCTCAACCAGGAGCCGTCAGCCAACTGGTAGTTTGCGTTT
This window harbors:
- the cygb2 gene encoding cytoglobin-2; the protein is MSRRESPPLPSPEQLLGVRRREVDCDDRPERTEPLSDSEREIIQDTWGHVYQNCDDVGVSVLIRFFVNFPSAKQYFSQFQDMEDPEEMERSSQLRQHARRVMNAINTVVENLNDPEKVSSVLALVGKAHAIKHKVEPIYFKILSGVMLEVLSEDFPESFTAEVQLVWTKLFGAVYWHVTGAYTDVGWLQVSSSAV